In Gordonia phthalatica, one genomic interval encodes:
- a CDS encoding acyl-CoA synthetase → MDRYTDQGIGNWPTIHRVRHPHRVALIDAANGAELTFEDLDLRTNALADVLRGMGIGKGDRVALVTLNSPQMLEVIFAVAKLGGVAVPINCRLQAPEVQYILGDSGARVVFSSPQTATVVAAAVDGTDVAEIIEIPSGEQRTAGEPSRYEELITGGDTERAEADVAPDDLAMLMYTSGTTGFPKGAMLTHANHHWNAINNLVAVEGVGPRDISLAGAPLFHIGALGIFSLPLLYGGGTTVVLETFTPDAWLAAVERHRVTVAFAVPAMWAAIDAALAESETDLSSLRFGLCGGAPCPVVLIESLTRRGVRFAEGFGLTETAPIACVLDIEDTVRFAGSVGKPALHVDLKVADAQGAEVPRGTIGELLVRGPNVFVGYWNKPEASAEALRDGWFFTGDLATCDDAGYYRIVDRKKDMIVSGGENVYASEVEQVMHRHPAVGEVAVIGIPDDKWGESVTAVVAVKPDAEVSEADLITWTREQIAHFKSPRAVHFVDALPRTATGKILKRDLRKRWTEDGSAVQR, encoded by the coding sequence GCCGCGAACGGCGCCGAACTCACCTTCGAGGACCTGGATCTGCGCACCAACGCACTCGCCGACGTCCTCCGCGGCATGGGGATCGGCAAGGGCGACCGCGTCGCGCTCGTGACTCTGAACAGTCCACAGATGCTCGAGGTGATCTTCGCCGTCGCGAAACTCGGCGGTGTGGCCGTGCCGATCAACTGCCGACTGCAGGCGCCTGAAGTCCAGTACATCCTCGGCGACAGCGGTGCGCGGGTCGTCTTCTCCTCCCCGCAGACCGCGACGGTGGTGGCCGCGGCCGTCGACGGGACGGACGTCGCGGAGATCATCGAGATCCCGTCCGGGGAGCAGCGCACCGCGGGGGAGCCGTCGCGCTACGAGGAGCTGATCACCGGCGGCGACACCGAGCGGGCCGAGGCCGACGTCGCCCCCGACGACCTGGCCATGCTGATGTACACCTCGGGCACCACGGGATTCCCCAAGGGCGCGATGCTGACGCACGCCAACCACCACTGGAACGCGATCAACAATCTGGTCGCGGTGGAGGGCGTCGGCCCCCGCGACATCAGCCTCGCCGGTGCGCCGCTGTTCCACATCGGCGCGCTCGGCATCTTCAGCCTGCCGCTGCTGTACGGCGGCGGCACCACCGTCGTCCTGGAGACCTTCACCCCGGACGCGTGGCTGGCGGCCGTCGAGCGGCACCGTGTCACCGTCGCGTTCGCCGTCCCTGCGATGTGGGCGGCGATCGATGCGGCGCTCGCTGAGTCCGAGACCGATCTCAGCTCCCTGCGGTTCGGGCTGTGCGGCGGCGCACCGTGCCCGGTGGTCCTCATCGAGAGCCTGACCCGGCGCGGCGTCCGCTTCGCCGAGGGCTTCGGCCTCACCGAGACCGCACCCATCGCCTGCGTCCTCGACATCGAGGACACCGTCCGGTTCGCGGGTTCGGTCGGCAAGCCCGCGCTGCACGTGGATCTGAAGGTCGCCGACGCGCAGGGTGCCGAGGTTCCGCGGGGGACCATCGGCGAACTCCTGGTCCGCGGACCCAACGTCTTCGTCGGGTACTGGAACAAGCCGGAGGCCTCCGCCGAAGCGCTGCGCGACGGGTGGTTCTTCACCGGTGACCTCGCGACCTGTGACGACGCAGGCTACTACCGGATCGTCGACCGCAAGAAGGACATGATCGTCAGCGGCGGTGAGAACGTCTACGCCTCCGAGGTGGAGCAGGTGATGCACCGGCACCCGGCGGTCGGCGAGGTCGCCGTGATCGGGATCCCCGACGACAAGTGGGGCGAGTCGGTGACCGCCGTCGTCGCGGTGAAGCCGGACGCCGAGGTCAGCGAGGCGGATCTGATCACGTGGACACGCGAGCAGATCGCCCACTTCAAGAGTCCCCGAGCCGTCCACTTCGTCGACGCCCTCCCGCGCACCGCGACCGGCAAGATCCTCAAGCGCGACCTGCGGAAGCGGTGGACCGAGGACGGGTCGGCGGTGCAGCGGTAG